A single window of Zea mays cultivar B73 chromosome 10, Zm-B73-REFERENCE-NAM-5.0, whole genome shotgun sequence DNA harbors:
- the LOC100276398 gene encoding uncharacterized protein LOC100276398 produces the protein MDLGSCYLGGNADAVEFCPHRPFRHVLAAATYTLQEQERDRAGSISLFSVDVASEDASRRLQLLYTVETAGIFDMKWSPKSPLLAQADAHGRLALRRLEQEDGSDTGILLTDVSAEDISSSMCLYVDWNQTAESLSVGLSDGSLSLVSVREDRLEISEQWTAHQFEVWTCYFDRTRPHLLYSGSDDCCFSCWDLRESPSNIVFQNKKSHKMGVCCITQNPLEGNMLLTGSYDEFLRVWDMRFMAKPVNQKLINLGGGVWRMKYHPSIADVVLAACMHNGFAIVKVGSGDATVMETYCKHESLAYGADWQKSEEVEQNGNSSVVATCSFYDRLLRVWQPENLAEL, from the exons ATGGATTTGGGCTCGTGCTACCTCGGTGGGAACGCCGACGCGGTGGAGTTCTGCCCGCACCGCCCGTTCCGCCACGTGCTGGCCGCCGCCACCTACACGCTGCAGGAGCAGGAGCGCGACCGGGCGGGCAGCATATCCCTCTTCTCAGTTGACGTTGCCTCGGAGGACGCGTCCCGGAGGCTCCAGCTGCTGTATACTGTGGAGACCGCCGGCATCTTCGATATGAAGTGGAGCCCCAAGTCGCCGCTGCTCGCGCAGGCCGACGCCCACGGCCGCCTCGCGCTCCGGCGCTTGGAGCAGGAGGACGGCTCGGACACAG GCATTCTCCTCACCGATGTCTCTGCTGAAGATATTTCTTCTTCAATGTGCTTATATGTGGACTGGAACCAAACTGCGGAGTCTCTGTCTGTTGGATTATCAGATGGCTCACTGTCTCTGGTTTCAGTGAGAGAGGACCGGCTGGAGATATCAGAACAGTGGACTGCACATCAGTTCGAAGTCTGGACATGCTATTTTGATCGTACAAGGCCACACTTGCTGTACAGTGGATCAGATGACTGTTGTTTCAGTTGCTGGGACTTGAGAGAAAGCCCATCAAACATTGTTTTTCAAAACAAAAAATCTCATAAGATGGGTGTCTGTTGTATTACACAGAATCCGTTGGAGGGGAACATGCTACTTACTGGGAGTTATGATGAATTTCTCAGAGTTTGGGACATGAGATTTATGGCAAAACCTGTCAATCAAAAGTTGATAAATCTAGGAGGTGGTGTGTGGAGGATGAAGTATCATCCTAGTATTGCAGATGTTGTATTGGCTGCGTGCATGCACAATGGGTTTGCCATTGTAAAAGTAGGTTCTGGAGATGCTACGGTAATGGAAACATATTGCAAGCATGAGTCCTTAGCATACGGTGCAGATTGGCAGAAAAGTGAAGAGGTGGAGCAAAATGGAAATTCTTCAGTTGTTGCTACTTGTTCGTTTTATGATCGCCTCCTCCGCGTGTGGCAACCAGAGAATCTAGCTGAGCTTTAA